From one Lycium ferocissimum isolate CSIRO_LF1 chromosome 7, AGI_CSIRO_Lferr_CH_V1, whole genome shotgun sequence genomic stretch:
- the LOC132065008 gene encoding glucan endo-1,3-beta-D-glucosidase isoform X2 produces MATQKLLSFFLVFLVLLQFLSSAESQAFIGINYGQVADNLPPPSETVKLIQSTSIEKVRLYGADPAIIKALANTGIGIVIGASNGDIPALASDPNFAGQWVSSNVLAYYPASKIIVINVGNEVVTSGDQNLIPQLLPAMQNVQNALNAASLGGKIKVSTVHAMSILSQSDPPSSGLFNPVFGDTLKAVLQFHKENGSPLMINPYPFFAYQSDPRPETLAFCLFQPNAGRVDSGSGIKYMNMFDAQVDAVRSALNAWGFKEVQIVVAETGWPYKGDSNEVGPSVDNAKAYNGNLISHLRSMKGTPLMPGISVDTYIFAVYDEDLKPGPGSERSFGLFKPDLSTTYDVGLSKNAQTPTAPVTPVTPAPATTPTTPTTPVTPVTPAPKPTIASWCMPKPGTPDSELQANLDYACSMSGIRGTAISLRPLPSPQQILVTMAVLILVATYDAENLL; encoded by the exons ATGGCTACTCAAAAACTTCTCAGTTTCTTCCTTGTTTTCCTTGTTTTGTTGCAATTTCTTTCTTCCGCAG AGTCACAGGCTTTTATCGGTATTAACTACGGCCAAGTCGCCGACAACCTCCCACCTCCATCAGAGACAGTTAAGCTCATTCAATCAACAAGCATTGAGAAAGTGCGTTTATACGGAGCAGATCCGGCTATCATAAAAGCATTAGCAAACACCGGTATCGGAATTGTGATCGGAGCTTCCAACGGCGATATACCGGCGTTAGCATCCGACCCGAATTTTGCGGGGCAATGGGTTAGTTCCAATGTGTTGGCGTATTATCCAGCGAGTAAGATTATTGTTATTAATGTCGGTAATGAAGTCGTCACCTCAGGAGATCAGAACCTTATTCCTCAACTCTTGCCTGCTATGCAAAATGTCCAAAATGCCCTTAATGCTG CTTCCCTTGGTGGGAAAATCAAGGTATCAACGGTACACGCCATGTCCATTTTGTCCCAGTCCGACCCGCCTTCTTCCGGATTGTTCAATCCAGTATTTGGGGACACACTGAAAGCTGTGCTGCAATTTCACAAGGAAAATGGTTCACCTCTGATGATCAATCCATACCCATTCTTTGCGTATCAGAGTGATCCAAGACCTGAAACTTTGGCATTCTGTCTCTTCCAACCAAATGCTGGCCGAGTTGATTCGGGGTCCGGTATCAAATACATGAACATGTTTGATGCACAG GTTGATGCTGTACGTTCGGCGCTGAATGCTTGGGGATTCAAGGAAGTTCAAATTGTGGTTGCGGAGACAGGGTGGCCATACAAGGGAGATTCAAATGAAGTAGGCCCAAGTGTGGATAATGCAAAAGCTTATAACGGTAACTTAATAAGCCACTTGAGGTCTATGAAGGGCACTCCATTGATGCCTGGCATATCAGTCGATACCTATATCTTTGCCGTTTATGATGAGGATTTGAAACCCGGTCCTGGCTCAGAACGCTCTTTTGGGCTTTTCAAGCCTGATCTTTCCACGACTTACGACGTTGGCCTCTCAAAAAATGCGCAG ACTCCTACAGCTCCAGTAACTCCAGTGACCCCTGCTCCAGCAACAACTCCCACGACACCGACAACTCCAGTAACTCCGGTTACACCAGCaccaaaaccaacaatagcttCTTGGTGCATGCCAAAGCCGGGAACTCCTGATTCTGAATTACAGGCGAATCTCGACTATGCCTGTAGCATGTCTG GAATCCGTGGAACTGCGATTTCTCTCAGACCGCTTCCCTCACCTCAACAAATCCTA gTTACGATGGCTGTACTTATCCTGGTGGCAACTTATGACGCAGAGAATCTACTCTAG
- the LOC132065008 gene encoding glucan endo-1,3-beta-D-glucosidase isoform X1, protein MATQKLLSFFLVFLVLLQFLSSAESQAFIGINYGQVADNLPPPSETVKLIQSTSIEKVRLYGADPAIIKALANTGIGIVIGASNGDIPALASDPNFAGQWVSSNVLAYYPASKIIVINVGNEVVTSGDQNLIPQLLPAMQNVQNALNAASLGGKIKVSTVHAMSILSQSDPPSSGLFNPVFGDTLKAVLQFHKENGSPLMINPYPFFAYQSDPRPETLAFCLFQPNAGRVDSGSGIKYMNMFDAQVDAVRSALNAWGFKEVQIVVAETGWPYKGDSNEVGPSVDNAKAYNGNLISHLRSMKGTPLMPGISVDTYIFAVYDEDLKPGPGSERSFGLFKPDLSTTYDVGLSKNAQTPTAPVTPVTPAPATTPTTPTTPVTPVTPAPKPTIASWCMPKPGTPDSELQANLDYACSMSGIDCSPIQAGGPCFEPNTVASHAAYAMNLLYQIAGRNPWNCDFSQTASLTSTNPSYDGCTYPGGNL, encoded by the exons ATGGCTACTCAAAAACTTCTCAGTTTCTTCCTTGTTTTCCTTGTTTTGTTGCAATTTCTTTCTTCCGCAG AGTCACAGGCTTTTATCGGTATTAACTACGGCCAAGTCGCCGACAACCTCCCACCTCCATCAGAGACAGTTAAGCTCATTCAATCAACAAGCATTGAGAAAGTGCGTTTATACGGAGCAGATCCGGCTATCATAAAAGCATTAGCAAACACCGGTATCGGAATTGTGATCGGAGCTTCCAACGGCGATATACCGGCGTTAGCATCCGACCCGAATTTTGCGGGGCAATGGGTTAGTTCCAATGTGTTGGCGTATTATCCAGCGAGTAAGATTATTGTTATTAATGTCGGTAATGAAGTCGTCACCTCAGGAGATCAGAACCTTATTCCTCAACTCTTGCCTGCTATGCAAAATGTCCAAAATGCCCTTAATGCTG CTTCCCTTGGTGGGAAAATCAAGGTATCAACGGTACACGCCATGTCCATTTTGTCCCAGTCCGACCCGCCTTCTTCCGGATTGTTCAATCCAGTATTTGGGGACACACTGAAAGCTGTGCTGCAATTTCACAAGGAAAATGGTTCACCTCTGATGATCAATCCATACCCATTCTTTGCGTATCAGAGTGATCCAAGACCTGAAACTTTGGCATTCTGTCTCTTCCAACCAAATGCTGGCCGAGTTGATTCGGGGTCCGGTATCAAATACATGAACATGTTTGATGCACAG GTTGATGCTGTACGTTCGGCGCTGAATGCTTGGGGATTCAAGGAAGTTCAAATTGTGGTTGCGGAGACAGGGTGGCCATACAAGGGAGATTCAAATGAAGTAGGCCCAAGTGTGGATAATGCAAAAGCTTATAACGGTAACTTAATAAGCCACTTGAGGTCTATGAAGGGCACTCCATTGATGCCTGGCATATCAGTCGATACCTATATCTTTGCCGTTTATGATGAGGATTTGAAACCCGGTCCTGGCTCAGAACGCTCTTTTGGGCTTTTCAAGCCTGATCTTTCCACGACTTACGACGTTGGCCTCTCAAAAAATGCGCAG ACTCCTACAGCTCCAGTAACTCCAGTGACCCCTGCTCCAGCAACAACTCCCACGACACCGACAACTCCAGTAACTCCGGTTACACCAGCaccaaaaccaacaatagcttCTTGGTGCATGCCAAAGCCGGGAACTCCTGATTCTGAATTACAGGCGAATCTCGACTATGCCTGTAGCATGTCTGGTATCGACTGTAGCCCTATTCAAGCAGGCGGTCCCTGCTTTGAACCAAATACTGTAGCATCGCATGCTGCTTATGCTATGAATCTTCTTTATCAAATTGCTGGCAGGAATCCGTGGAACTGCGATTTCTCTCAGACCGCTTCCCTCACCTCAACAAATCCTA gTTACGATGGCTGTACTTATCCTGGTGGCAACTTATGA